A window of the Tiliqua scincoides isolate rTilSci1 chromosome 5, rTilSci1.hap2, whole genome shotgun sequence genome harbors these coding sequences:
- the LOC136654007 gene encoding ribonuclease-like, giving the protein MVLLGPLPALTQRETRQEKFHRQHIDFPRTSPELDARHYCNLMMQRRGMTSSSCKPSNTFIHGQPANVDAICNNGGTLYNENFYDSNAPFEITACRITGGSSQRPPCNYRGRPNLQRIRVACENGVPVHFKGFV; this is encoded by the coding sequence ATGGTCTTGCTGGGGCCACTGCCtgccctgacccagagggaaacccgccAGGAGAAATTCCACCGACAGCACATCGACTTCCCGAGGACCAGCCCCGAGTTGGATGCCCGGCACTATTGCAATCTCATGATGCAGAGGAGGGGCATGACCTCCAGCTCCTGCAAGCCCTCCAACACCTTCATCCATGGGCAGCCTGCCAACGTGGACGCCATTTGCAACAACGGAGGAACTCTGTACAATGAGAATTTCTACGACAGCAATGCCCCTTTTGAGATCACCGCTTGCCGCATCACTGGGGGAAGTTCCCAGAGGCCCCCCTGTAATTACAGGGGCAGGCCCAACTTACAGCGCATCCGGGTGGCCTGTGAAAATGGAGTGCCTGTTCACTTCAAAGGATTTGTGTAG
- the LOC136654008 gene encoding angiogenin-like: MTITLKGSASFVLFLVVSCLIMNQVSLQNPRHEKFLRQHNDFPRTDAGQDYCRVMMHGRGMTRPCKDTNSFVHAPQNQLKDICSWAGTHYRRALRLSKAQLTVTTCKLQATSPGQCSYWAHTGQRHIIIGCDPAGWPIHFEESNFM, from the coding sequence ATGACAATCACCTTGAAGGGAAGCGCATCTTTTGTGCTCTTCCTGGTGGTGTCCTGTCTGATCATGAACCAAGTCTCTCTCCAGAATCCACGGCACGAGAAGTTCCTGAGGCAGCACAATGACTTTCCCCGGACCGATGCAGGGCAGGATTACTGCAGGGTCATGATGCATGGCAGGGGGATGACGAGACCTTGCAAAGACACCAACAGCTTTGTCCATGCGCCTCAGAACCAGCTGAAGGACATCTGCAGCTGGGCTGGAACCCACTATCGCCGGGCCTTACGGCTCAGCAAGGCACAATTAACCGTCACCACCTGCAAACTGCAGGCGACCTCCCCTGGCCAGTGCAGCTACTGGGCCCACACGGGACAAAGACATATCATTATTGGCTGCGACCCAGCAGGCTGGCCGATCCATTTTGAAGAGAGTAACTTCATGTAG